Below is a genomic region from Candidatus Hydrogenedentota bacterium.
TCCACAATCCCGAGCGGGCGGGGGAGGATCAGGAATACATCGCGGCGCTTTTTGAAGTGAACCGGTTGCCCGCGGATTTTCCGATCGCGTGGACCGCGCGCGGAAACTCATCACCCGAAGAATCAACCGTCAGAGGGCAATAGAGGAAGACACCCGCGGGTCAGTTATGTTGGATGCCCAGTGTGTCCAAGGCCTGCCTCAGCATGTTCTTCAGGCGCTCGTCGCGCGCATCGGGTTCAAGCCGCCGCGCGAGCATCTCGTAGCAACTGGAGAGGAGTCTCTTTTCCTCGCGCGTGACGTCGCTGAGTCGTCCTGTGCGTGTCTTCTGAAGCGCTGCCCGCAGGATATATTGGTGCCGCCGTTCCGTAATGCTCAAGGAGCGCTGGCCATCCGTTTCGGAACGGCGCCGCACCTGATTGGCCAGTTCAATGCGCGCTTCCGCACGTTGTGTTTCCGCCGACGCGATGTCGATGTCTTGTTCCGGCAATTGGGCGTGGAGCAAGGCGACCTGTTCCATCGTGAGCTTGCTCAGGTCGCTAAGCGACATAGCAAGCACCTGCGACATGGCCTCCCCCGGGTCTTGAGAGAGTTGAAAATCCGAGTCGAGTTGCGGGTCAAGGTACTCATCGGCCCTGGAGGGGGGCGCCGTATCGCGCCCGTCAAGCACGGCCTGGGTTTGGCCGACAAGGAAATCGATGCGTTCAACGCGCGCGCGGGCCTCGTCCAGCGACCGCTCCAGACGGTCCAGTACGTTGTTCCAGCGGCGTTGTCCTTCGGGGTCGGCTAGCCGCCGGGAGTCGGCTTTGGACAGGAGGGCAGTGATATGTTCCAGGACATCTTGGGCGTCTTTGCGCCGCCCTTGAAGTTCTTTGAGCGCGATTTCCGGGTTTTTCTGTTTTTTCACGGAGCTGCATCCTGAACTGCCGGCCCATATCCTTCATGCAGAAACAGTATAACACAAACAAGATACGGCGCCCGGACGACGCCGCGCGTTGCGATGCACCGGGGTCCGCATGTTTGCCGGGGAGTTCCGCAGCAGGAGTTCCGCAGCGGGCTTGACTCTTGCGCGCCGCATGCCTATCTTGATGGTCTTTGGCGGCGCGTGGGGAGAATCCGTGGCCGGAGCCAGAGTAGCGCAACGTGAAAGGGTGCATGCCGTGTCAAGCGAACATGAAAGCAGTGTGGTGCAGGCGCTGGACAAGTTGTACGAATTCGAGCGCGAACCGGTGTCGGAGGACAAGCTCCAGCCGGGACGTTATTTCGCGGCGCTTTTCGCGGGGGAACACGTGGCGGGTACCGAGTTCACCATTGGCGCGCTTTTCGTGGCCTGGGGATTCAGCGCGTTTGACGTGTTCGTCGGGTTGGCTATCGGCAATCTGATGGCCGTGTTAACCTGGACTTTTATCTGCGCGCCCATCGCCGTGCGGACACGGCTAACGCTGTACTGGTACTTGCGCAAGGTCGCCGGCCCGGGCACGACGGCCATCTACAACGTCTGCAACGCGTTTCTGTTCTGTATTCTGGCGGGTTGCATGATTACCGTTTCGGCATCCGCCGTCCGCATCCCGTTCCATATTCCTCCCAACACGGAGTGGTATCCGACGGATTTCCGGTTTGTTCTCGTTGTGCTTGCCGTGGGTTCCGTCGTGGTTGTGCTCGCTATTCTCGGATTCAAGCGCCTGGCTCAATTCGCGGAGGTGTGTTCGCCTTGGATGATCCTGATGTTCGTGGCGGGAGGGATCGTAATGCTGCCCTGGCTTGCGGCGCAGAAACTGGAAGGGGGGGCGATGCGGAGCTGGCAGGACTATTGGACGCTTGCAAACGACTGGATCTGGATTGGTGTGCGGCCGGACGGGAGCGCGAAAGCAAGTTTCTGGGAGGTGGCGGCATTTGCGTGGGTGTGCAATCTTGCCATGCATGGCGGTCTGTCGGACATGGCCCTGTTTCGCTACGCGAAGAGCCATTGGTACGGATTGTATTCCGCGTTCGGGATGTTCATTGGCCATTATCTGGCCTGGATATTCGCCGGGATGATGGGGGCCATCACCGTTCTGATGATCCAGACGGGCGCGGGCGCGCTCAGCCCTTCGGTCAGGGAGAATGCGGGGGAGAATATTCAGCTCAAGAACCAGATGGCTCAAGCCGCGTTTGAAAAGGTTTCCGCAGCCGGGGATACGCAGGCAAAAGCGCCGGAAATGCGCAGCGTATCCCAGGCGCAAATTGGCGATATTGACCCGGGCGCGATAGCGTTCACGGCGCTGGGCTTCGCGGGTATTATCGCGGTTATCATCGCGGGTTGGACCACTTCCAACCCGACGCTTTACCGCGCGGGTCTGGCGATGCAGGCCGTGACACCGGGCTGGCCACGGTGGCTTGTGACGATGGTTGTCGGGGTCATTACCACGGTCATTGCCTGTTTCCCCTTTGTATTCACGAAACTTCTTGATTTTGTGGGACTATATGGCCTGCTCCTGGTGCCCGTCGGCGCGATTGTGTTCACGGAGCACTGGATCTTCCCCAAGATCGGCCTGACCCAGTTCTGGTGCGAAAAAAAGAAGCTGGTCATGAGTTGGCCGGCCTTGATCAGTTGGATTGCTGGGCTCGTCTTCGCGCTGGTGCTGTACAAGGTGGTCGGCGCGAGTCTCTTCTATCTGTTCATCCCGACGTCGCTGGTCGCGATCGTCCTGTATATTGTCCTTGCATCACTCATGGGGGCGCGCGATAGATTCCCGGAGACGGCGGAGGAGACCGCGTGCGGAACCGGGGCCGCGCGCACGAAGGGCGGGGGCGCCGTTCAGCCGCGTAAGGCCGTGCAGGAGCCGCTGACGTGGGTCTCCGGTCTCGTGGCCCTCGCAGCGCTGGCCGTCTGCATTCTGTGGCCGGTGTGGATCTGTATCGCGGGTGCGGAAGGATTTGAGGCCCGCTTCGCCCTGTTCCGCGTCTGGCTCATCGTGCCGACGCTGGTGTATTTTGTTGCTGGGACGTATTGGGCTATCGCGCGGGACATGGCGAAAGGGGAATAAGACCTCGGAACGCCCCAAGACGTTGACTACCTCGCGAAGGCCGCGTTATGATGACCCCAGGGAGCGGGAAATAGCGGCGAATACGCTGTAAACAGTGTGTTTTCAATCGATTGCGGAGGCAAGACCGGCCATGGCAAAGGTTGAACTGAAAAACGTGCGGAAGGTCTACCCCGGCAATGTCGAGGCCGTGAAGAACGCCAGCCTGACGATTGAAGACAAGGAGTTTGTCGTGCTGGTGGGGCCGTCGGGCTGCGGGAAGTCAACGACTCTGCGCATGATCGCCGGGCTCGAGGAGATTTCCGACGGCGAGATTTTCATCGGCGACAGGCTGGTTAATGATGTGCCGCCCAAGAATCGCGATATTGCCATGGTGTTCCAGAATTATGCGCTGTATCCGCACATGACGGTCTTCAAGAATATGGCGTTTGGCCTGATTCTGCGCCGATATCCCAAGGCCGAGATCAAACAGCGTGTGCATGAAGCCGCGGAGATTCTGGGCATCACGGACCTGCTGGACCGCAAGCCTAAGGCTCTTTCTGGGGGGCAGCGGCAACGCGTGGCGGTGGGGCGCGCCATCGTGCGCAATCCGAAGGTGTTCTTGTTCGATGAACCGCTTTCGAACCTGGACGCGAAGCTGCGCGTGCAGATGCGCGCCGAGATCTCCAAACTGCACACGCGTCTGCGGTCCACGATGATTTACGTCACCCATGACCAGGTGGAGGCCATGACGATGGGCGACCGTATCGTGGTCATGCTGGACGGGGCCATT
It encodes:
- a CDS encoding nucleoside transporter, with the translated sequence MSSEHESSVVQALDKLYEFEREPVSEDKLQPGRYFAALFAGEHVAGTEFTIGALFVAWGFSAFDVFVGLAIGNLMAVLTWTFICAPIAVRTRLTLYWYLRKVAGPGTTAIYNVCNAFLFCILAGCMITVSASAVRIPFHIPPNTEWYPTDFRFVLVVLAVGSVVVVLAILGFKRLAQFAEVCSPWMILMFVAGGIVMLPWLAAQKLEGGAMRSWQDYWTLANDWIWIGVRPDGSAKASFWEVAAFAWVCNLAMHGGLSDMALFRYAKSHWYGLYSAFGMFIGHYLAWIFAGMMGAITVLMIQTGAGALSPSVRENAGENIQLKNQMAQAAFEKVSAAGDTQAKAPEMRSVSQAQIGDIDPGAIAFTALGFAGIIAVIIAGWTTSNPTLYRAGLAMQAVTPGWPRWLVTMVVGVITTVIACFPFVFTKLLDFVGLYGLLLVPVGAIVFTEHWIFPKIGLTQFWCEKKKLVMSWPALISWIAGLVFALVLYKVVGASLFYLFIPTSLVAIVLYIVLASLMGARDRFPETAEETACGTGAARTKGGGAVQPRKAVQEPLTWVSGLVALAALAVCILWPVWICIAGAEGFEARFALFRVWLIVPTLVYFVAGTYWAIARDMAKGE
- the ugpC gene encoding sn-glycerol-3-phosphate ABC transporter ATP-binding protein UgpC; protein product: MAKVELKNVRKVYPGNVEAVKNASLTIEDKEFVVLVGPSGCGKSTTLRMIAGLEEISDGEIFIGDRLVNDVPPKNRDIAMVFQNYALYPHMTVFKNMAFGLILRRYPKAEIKQRVHEAAEILGITDLLDRKPKALSGGQRQRVAVGRAIVRNPKVFLFDEPLSNLDAKLRVQMRAEISKLHTRLRSTMIYVTHDQVEAMTMGDRIVVMLDGAIQQVATPLELYHRPVNKFVAGFIGSPPMNMVDGTLLTENGQMRFRDDSGLMNLVVPDAKHGPLKLYVGKRVVCGIRPEFMNHNAGQQFIDGQSVQAKVEVVEPMGSEMYLYLDLNGQSMTARIKTDREPEVGKPHIIDVALDSIHFFDRDSELTVV